DNA sequence from the Cataglyphis hispanica isolate Lineage 1 chromosome 12, ULB_Chis1_1.0, whole genome shotgun sequence genome:
TAGCTTATccaataatgaaagaaaacgaccgattgaatttattttatatcttagttatatatgtatgaacaCAAGAACGCGTAGAATGAATAAGCGACAAGTGAATCAATGCGCATTTCCGTGctttttaatagatttgttCGAAAGCATATAATGAACTTGTTATCCTTCAATCCATCGAGATTAACAAAAACTTAAGTGGAAAACTTTGAagtatcaaaatatcaaaaagttaTTCCGCCAATGATTTCTgagattaaaacaattatcttttatcttcagCCCCAATAGACTGcctcatataatattaaatctttttctcatacACATATTTGCATATACAATAATAGTTAGAttggtatttaatttattaatggtAAATCCTTTGCtagatttatcattattattattcatttttttttaaatctttaagttTGTCTTAATCGTtcctaattattttaatatcattttaatattattttttacatatttatttgtttctaaaTCAGATTaagaatgatataaaataaaagctcgGAATGTTTCCTTgtcatatatttcaatgttaatttattattaattattaattattatagactTGAACGCGTAGTTTCACTCGAATAGAATTCTaactttttgatttaattatatatatttctttacttttcTACATAATTCTAAACAGTCGATTAAAACCATAAATATTTGGTAACGTGAACTATATTCAGCAACGAGATAACCTTGTGGTACACCTGTTGGATTAACAATTTACAAGAAGCTATTATTATCGACGAGAGGATTTGCTTATCTCCGAAACTacaatattaagattaaatgagcacatacattttattattaaaataataaaaaagaatgaataaaCTGCGTTAAAACaccatattttgtttatatgtgtgcgttacatgtgaaattatttaatctctatcaaataataagatagaatatttcatttcaatgACCTTATATGCATGTTCGATAACCTTTGCTCGGTAACGAGCAAACAGAATATACACTCTTGTCCATGACATATGTACATTGTATGATTAATACAAGatacttttttgaaaaaaaaaaaaaaaaaaaagaaaaaaaatgttttcttaaatattataaatttcaataaaatataaaacgtatGATATATGTCGCGATCTATAAAtcttaatgtattaaaatttacaaatcttaaatttgaaaaaagcgatcaaattttaaatatgattataataaaataaaaatattctcttgcaaaatattattagttagACATACAtctgattttaaaatagtataaaaatttcagaggaaaaaataatcatacataattcctaataatttttatagtctTTGAAGAATTAGAGAAATAAGCAAAGAGCACTTCTGTATTATAATCATACAGTGCAATAAGTCACGAGAGTCACaagagttttttaaatttgcaaatttacgtCGCCTTGCTTCTTTCGAAGCAAACCCTTTCCTTATCACTCACCTCTGCGATCGCTGATTTTCTTCACCACTTTAACACCCGCGACGATTTATCAGAGAGCGAAGAACACACACAGGCAATTCCGGCAATCATAAATCCGCATAGCATTGATCGAACCATGGAGAAGATCGTTGAAAACTGGCAAAAAAGGGCACCTGCCCCCCATTCGCGACACGACGCGATGCCGACTGCGAGGAACTGCAAATTTCAAACAGAAAATTGACATCGTCGATTGACGAGCAATTCGCGCGTGCACTAACACTCATTGTCAATCAACCAATCAAGTCTTCCTGCCTttcgcgcgcgtatatatgcgttaagtatattaataaatagagctgtttgtttttttttcgttatgcatgtgtatttttcttttcgtgttcttttttgttctcttttcTATCTTCTACTTTTTTGTATTCCCATGAATcgctttaattattgtaaagatACGTTCTCtcctttgaattatatattaatgtaaaaaatataatggtattaaaaaaaaaaaaacatttatagactacacacacacatacacagatgTATATGTtccaaaaatagaatattattaattttttttattactctgtgtataaaaatattacagcaaaataaatgaaaatttatgagatatttaatgttttacgtcagaatatataataaaaataaaataacttgtaaAGAACACACTTTTCGAAAAGCttatttcatcaatatttatttttatacaaagaataataaaaagaaaatctccatttctaaaaaagatcataatattttatttagaagagaaaatatatttgtattctaTTTATAGATGTGCCTTCAACGAAAaaagtaaagagagaaagagagagagagagagagagagagagagagagagagagtcacagtgtaaattaaatattattatataaaccgcaattattttcttttttataatttttttaaattatcaatagtaACAGAGGGATATGattcgtttaaaatttatacttacgttatatatataataaactgggtgtagaaaaaatatattttgtttcgtGCTCATTAGAAaagcttaataataatttttaatagaaaagaacACGAAATTTTGGTGAAACATAACTCTGACTTTAATCACACGAAACTAATCCTTTCGCGGCGATTATGGcgaaattttcacattttatgataataataataataaaaaaatattgagctTATATCGCGCCTTCTCGAAATCGTATCGATCTCGGTCTCTGTTAAGAAATCACTAATTTAATATGCACATTATCTTGTAACACACAGTTCGTTCTAGTAATATATGCCGTTTACGAGCGACATACTTTATCACGGTCACGCCAGAGTTTTATCTCCGTCAAATATTAACTATACCAATAAAGTACCATCTTACGTATATCTAATATACTCTTCTCGTAAAGAGAAGTATATCATTATTACACATAACTGACTTACAAATGAGTttgcttattataatattttatatagatttttctcattaaattaaaaaatttccatattaATGCTTAAAAAATACGTCTCACATATATGCAATGTGAGCATTTACTCGTAAACATGTTATCGGCAAgtgatttttattgcatatacgTGAAAAAGCAAagttaaaaatgcataaaatattattattcaagtacgcgtttgataaaaacaataagtTATCCAATCTACTAAAAACattcgtatttattatatttttattcatcttgatatatataatattgaaactcaaaaattatttttatctataatttgtatgtgtgtgtgtgtgtgtgtgtgtgtgtgcgtgtgtttgTATGTCATGTGTTTGTATGTCTATATGCATGTTTACATGTATATCttctaaataaatcttaaaaaataaaattcgtgaaatataaatatctgctAATTTTCCCTATCACACAAGGGACTCTATTCGAGAtaaacaaaacttttaaaCTTTCCCTTAATAGCGgaagcgtaaaaaaaaaagcttcacGCGCGTGAATTCGACAATTTTggcaattatatgtaatttgtcGAATCGCggaaaaatgttaaactttTTACGTGAAAATACGGTGATAATTGAGGACGGAAAGTTTAGGGATCGCTGTCGAGTTTGCGTGAAACTTTTCGCTCTTCGTGAAAAGGGCGCGATGAAATCGAAAGgcgaaaagtaaaaattttatataattcgataACTTTTAGCGATCACTAAACTCCGCTATCAATTTGGACGATGAAAGGCTTCACGATGTGAAAAGTTTGATATTATCGCGATTCGAAAAGCTACATATGATCGCCAAAATTGTCGAGATCAAGCGCGCGAAATTACTTACGTTACCGCCATTTCCAGGGCAAAAAGGACCGTTACTTGGCGGGCGCAAATGTGCCAGTGTCAGTATCTGTTTCTAGCAGGGACTTCGTATTAGAACGAAATTTCTGATTGGCTGCCGTTATAGGGAACTTTCGGATGTCTAGAAATTTTCTCTCCGATAACCAACCCACGCATTCGATGAATTCATCGTCCGGCCAATCAAATATTGACGTTAGATGACAGGGCAAGAAGGAAAAGTAACTAACATCCCGCCGTATATCTCTGATTCTGATGTTGGTGGCATTAGTGAGAGACGGTAATTTTTTGTAGTGGTGCTGTAGCgccaatttatatcaattaaattgattGTAATTACTGAAAAATGAACataaataatgtgtaaaatataatgtgtaatatcTATGATTGGCGATCACGTTATTGTTAGATTCGTTGCAACgaacattgtaatttttattcatgataTGATCGCGGGACATTCGCTACAATGATGACAACAGATCGTATCGACTTTGCGCTAAAAAAAGAGCAGGATATCTGTAATGACAACGATGGTGATATTAGTCTGGAAGATAGTGATGATTTTTTATCCATGTCCATGCCATCGCTTTCTATGAACAATTCTGTTTTAATCGACGAATCCAACAATGAGTTCTTACGTCTCACTGCAATGGCacgtttctttttacatataactaaTGTAAACAGTGCTCACACTCAtttcttttcgatttttataaaaatcttgaaagaTTGATTCTAATTTCttacataaagatatattatattctgtcTTATATTCTGTAATAATAGATGTAAACAGAATTCTCTTACAAACTGTACGTTGTAacttatatagaaatttgttcaatatttattgtatgccTTATTTTGCTGTGCTTTGATATGTTAGTTTAATTAGAATACATatcaataaagaaagaatttaaattatacagttagatttatataataattggaaaaaaagtttagattgaaacaaaataagtaatattcaTTGATGtaacatacaatataatatagagataatttaattaaaatcaaaatgttttgaatagaattatattaatattggaatatatgtatattattgacttgtcattattcatattacaattattattatgccatattatttttgcaggtTCGtgctgtatatttttcttatcttcatAAATGTTTACTTGGTAATTATATAACTTGTTATAAACAAACAGACATTGACACAGCaagtattaaagtaaaaaaatatgcagatCAAATGGAACTACATGCAGTTCGATTAGCATTAGAAGCTACTTTGTACAGACAAAATATGTTAAGAATGGTAAGAAAGTTTAATATtgacaatgataaaaaaagaaatggtaATGAGTTCTATttgatgttttaataattgatattgtaatttatttatccttGTAGATTGCAGATATAAAATCGCATACtgtcaaaaaaaaagcatataaaaaattagtaatatttttagaaacatcTAAGGATAAAATTGATGTTGCTGTACAAACAAATGACATATGGTCAGATTCACAAGAAGTAGATAATacacaaaatgtatatatcacgCCCAACTGTGAGGAGGTGTTAGAAACAATGAATTCTAGCAATTCTCATACCAGtgaaaatattacgaaaattattgatgatgAGATGGATACACAAATGTTGCAAGAGACtgtaaaagaagaatttaatgACACTAGTCAGGGAAATAACGATCAGAATGATTTCCCAATGATGGATGATGTAACTACAATTAGAAATGAAGACGAAAATTCACAAGATTCACTACTACAACATATGGAAGATATGTTTTGCGAAAGTGATGATAGTAgtgatataacaaaattgattGAGAAACATTCTGGTGTTACAAAGGCTAATATTGATAaggaaattaataagatatgttTAGAAGCAGATTCGAATCTTTTTGGTATGCcacaaaatgataatataccAAAATCTAAAATAGCAAAAGTAAGTACAAACAAAGGAAAAGTTAGCTTTAGTCGTTATAAGGAAATGCAAAATAGAAAAGCcaataaatcaaaagaaactAATGGAAATGCAATTGgtgaaaataaacaaaaacagAGGTTAAATGCTATTTGGTTTGTGGAACGAGTGCATCAAGTTTCACAACTAAAAGCCAAAATGACTGAATTATCATTGACGAATTATCGTAAGcacggaaaaataaaagaacaatTCCTTGAGTTGTTTGGGGAATGTGAGGAAGAAGAAATGATGCCAGAATCACCAATCTGTATAGAAGATTATTTACCAGCTTGCAAAGAAAGAATAGCGCCTTGGATTGTTAAATATCTAATGccattttacaaaaagagaagaattaaAGATCGACaacttttcaaaattgttgCAAAGTATATTGCAGACATGCTcattatagaaaatacatttcCAGGTAATCAATTTGTGTCATGTTCttagcataattatatttctttgcacatatgtataagagtatgtatttaattaatacataatgtattattttggATGATTATATTGATGTGTAATGAACTCAATGGTGACATAACACTAGAACAGAATTTTATCGAGACAATTgcagttgcaaaaaaaaaaaaacggttttTATAGAATTGGTTTTACAATACATACATTACTACatagattttctttattccatttttaatttggaaatttttattcttattgcatgttacatttttcacatttttcaagaaaatagaaatattatagatatggtacattaagaaattattttttaataacaaaatttttttgtttgtatatttCAGAGCAAAAATGTGTCAGCAAGTATATAGaaagttattttaagaataagaaGTTCATTAAGACTAAACAGGATATATATCTATGAGAACAAAGGTATGTAACGTTATCAATTCTAAGCAATACaagttaatgaaaaatatatattctaacatatctatacaattttctttttatatatactctcttaaaatattattcaaatttttctaaattttaataaaaaaatagaaataaagcattaatttcttatatatgagaactgataaaaaatttctatctttctaatgaagtttaaaaataaaagaatgaaaaaaatatttagaaatctaagaaaatataatgatataaaggGACCATAATATCTAAAGACATCTTAATCTCGATTTAAATCAGTGATATATTCAATTGGaacttttttacataaaaactgatatataaattgtgttcCGAAATTCATTACTAGAAAGAgtactgaaaatttataatatacattacttaaactataaatttccAGTATTAGTATTTGGATTTTCATTGAATTTTGGAAAACAGCTTACTTTCtgcattttcttaaattatagatatgatTGCTAAATGGAATCTAATGCAATTGAATAGTAAAGctataggaaaaaaataaagacattaaatagatttaataattttattgtaattttttaataagattttaataagatgcaaatgataaagtaataaaaatgatattgagagtaaaaatgaaaatgaccatgataattgcaataatatataatattaattgttaataacacactaattattctacatattaaatcacacacataaaaagtcatttaaacaaattaaaaaaatatcaaaccaATTCCTATTTGACACCTCcagataaatacaaaattaataataatcaattttctctttttatatttgaacattgagttattacaaataaattaaatagcaataatccaaataattaatagagaatctgtatataattacatttcttttcaattgcgaattctttaattaactttgagtatatttttttacaaaaatgttaaGCCAAATTGAAAATGCCTGGTAAGggactttttaaaaattaatgaaagctatagatataaaatcaatagatAAATCAATAGATATATCAAAATcacttttcaattaatttaaagtggttagcatttttataaacttgtaatttcgactctctttctttattataaaagtatacattataagaaattgtaatgattttttaaatattttttgtaataattatactcaaaattaatttaaaaattcgaaatctACAAAAGAAGTACTTCTACTTATATAACAATacttaatattcatttaaaaaatcaatatatatgtaatatatatcgttatccagtaataatacaataaataagtattttgtaaatcagatattattaattttccaatttcaaagtttgattttttttaaaactttacgtaagaaaattttattctaaagtatttttttgtttttttatttaaatcatcttCGCTGATACTTCCTAATTATTCTtcctttcatatataataaattgtatataaaaatatttttctcaactcAAGtcttatattactattttaattgacaactcatacatacacacacgcacacataaaatgtttaattatatttaaaaaacgatatgttctattatatattatgaaaaagtgCAATAAAGGGTACATTTCGtagaacataatttttacaaataataacatttttttttatttttacttatcttCTTTGTTATAAacagtattattataacaatagaCAGAATCAACCTATAGTAACAAGAATGATTTTGCCAAttcactatttatttattccttaTAAAGAGATACTTAACTATACTTTTCGTGTAATAGAGTAGCAATATTCAAAGAGTAAACTATATAGAAGTGGATGTTTCCAAATAAGCGATCTGATCTGATATCGCACAGCACTGGAAACTTACTTAGCTGTTGCAAAAGTATAGGAGAATGTTTATGACTTCTAATTAAGATGTCAATATAATGGAAACCTCGAATGTAGAAGGCTTGGTGGAAAAgatatttgtgataatttCTTAAGTGTTGACTTATGTATTACGTATTTTTCCAGGTACATAATTCTTGTCTATTACCGGTTCCTGCAGAAACATGTGTAAACATCGTTCATTCTGTGCCAAAGGATGTCCAGCTATTCTGAAAAgtaattatacaatacaatCAGTTACAGACAAACATAATTGATAGCATTGTTGGAGTTTACAGGTGCAATAGAGTATTatgtttagaatatttttttgattgatcGTGTTAgaatatgcaatttaaaaataatatattttaggcattttcatcaaaattaaatataataaataagcaacacaaaaatttatttttaaattcgaattaaaacaaattattagttgcagatattaatttttacttgtttgaaagaaataattgctaaaaatcttgtttttttttttttttttctaatatccttttttcttaactaatataagaaataaatataaatattactatagataaaattctaagaatttctcacgcacacacacacacacacacacacacatatatacatgtaactgaacaaataattattaatttttttagcagatttatttttggatAGATAAGTCaggatatttatgtaaaatcttgACAATGTCATTTCCCATAGTGTGTATgcaaagcaatatatatactcaCTTATTAACAAAAACTTCTAAGCCTTTTCTTCGATCTTCAATAAAATCTTCTTCAAATATGCCATCGTCACCACGAAAAGGCATTTGACGCTTCCATGCTTTTCCAGGTAAAGGTGGAACCACAATCTACAATAGCAAATAGTTTTactatattgcaatatattttaaacaatacttattcaataaataatcatgaatgattttattaaatgaatttttgttgTAAACTCTTAACAAGACAAATTAATAagacttattaaaattataatatgttatcttAGTAATAATCTTTACACtgtcttatttttatcgttactACTTTAAGAGAAGAGACTTGGTTTTAGTAACGAACCTTGCTATCTCTTTCTAATTCATTTCTCAGCCATTCAAAATCACTATATCGTCTTCTTACAGTTGAGTCTTTTACTTTAAAGACAGGCAAATTTGTCTAAAACAAGTAAGAATTGGAAGATTAAAACAAAGTATGTTTTTTAGTATACCTATCTTGTATacatatcttgaaatatacatttatatataatatatatcgtgctatatagtataaaaaataaatggattatttatgattatttatgatCATATTCATCACATATCTTTGCAATGTTacattttcatgctttttatTGCACTGAACATTAcagattttataaactatataaaaattaaaatacaaggATATGTCAAAATGATTTGAGAATACTGCATCTGCCTTGAAGCACGACAAACTATTTCGGCTTTTATCAATATGATAACAGGCACAGCCCACGATATACCTAATCATTGGACGTAATCAAATTACAGCTGTTCGACATGAAAATATGCCCGAAtcaaaaaaatcgcaaaaacaaaattttatcgcatgTCAGACGCGCGTTTAACATGGTCgcggaaaatatttgaagcGAAATGGACATTACTCACCCTCATACGAACTTCATAATCGGTATATCGTTTCTTGCCGACTCCGTGCGTGATCGGATTAATCACATCGATTTCAAGAAAGTTCGCAGGTGCCGCGTAAGCGTCATCCAGCGTCTGTTTTTTCACGTTTAAGCGTCGTGTAGCGTCTACCGTCGTGTCCGCCATTtcctattttcaattaaatacgCTCCCGTGCGAGAGTTTCGCTTCTACAAAACGCTGCCGATTGTATATTGCGGGTATAACGAAGCACCGTCCGTCAAATGACAGCACTCGGCAACTTGACACAATTCActcctcccctctctctctctttctttctttccttctcacTCCTGTgttgtgtatacatattacGTCAAAGTGTAGTGTATAGTAGACACACTTAACTCTAATATTGGGGAGATTCAGATCGCGTCGAAATTCGACATCCAATAGAGAAATTTGTTTCATAGGATAAGATATATTACTAGTCGAAGTTCCTAGAACGCAATTTCTCTTACTAGTATAGTTTATTCTAGATATAGTTTCAGCCAATCAAATCACATCGCtgtctaatttaaaatacaattggCCAATGTGATCGGCCTAATCTTGAATTAAACACTCCCTCTAGTAATGGATGATTCAAAGTTGCTCGCAATtcccgcttttttttttagcgcaTGTGCAAAACATGTTGAGTATTTCGTGAAAGCAACGCATAAAAAGAGTTTCAGTTCACTCAAGTCTgctaaaaagtaataaagtttattcaaaaatatagttaaGTCAAAACAGCGGGGGACGAAATAGAAGGTACTGATTAATTCTCtactaattttaatgtatacatacctttgccaataatatataattatctccgACGTAAAGGAAAATATGGAAGCATCAGGAAAAAAgacaatgtaataataaaatataattatatatacatatttatatttaattatatatgaactCTTTTACATTtgtcgaaaattttaaataaataatgaaatacttTTGTtcataatatgtgtatatgtgtgtgtgcacaaCGCGTGTGcatacgcaaaaaaaaatcgaaataaatatactttttattttcttatgcaaacaaatcgtataattttaataaattcatgaattaaataaatgttagaaATTGTAGATATTGTTCAAAGATATTTGGTTAAAGACATatgtttttatgatataattttaatgttcaataaaatgacaaggttttgtttaatatcttatacTATTATACTGATAATGCATCTTGtttcataattaaacatttaagaataaaaactttttccaaACATACGGATTGAAccatttttcttattgtataatatagtaggcacaaattttttaatattgagggatgtcaaatattaaattttgatgtaaatatatatatatatatatatatatatatatatatatatatatatatttaatcgtttACGCACAGAGTTATtagtatataatgaaaaattataataaaatatgaatagagCAACTCTCAATATAATTCTATGAAATGTCTTtaggaaaatttttctttagaagtttatttttctttaaacaatATGCTTTTcgtttttgttaataataacaattgtcATTTACAATACatgaaaattcatttaaatagtttattcatatttacgagtttaaaatcaatatcttattatatttatacattatatcttattaacgaaaggaaacatattttaaagataaaggatatataaatataacataattttcattctttctgTAAATTCTActgttttatagatttatagaatatttaacatctatctagataattatatattatgatctaaataattatacaatatatatcgatgtacataatttattttcagtacATTAATAGTTAGACGTAATGTAATTTGCTAAAACTACATGAACAACTCGCGAAAAatactttgttttatatatgtatataaactcTGAAggtttttttatctcttctcgataaatgaaaaattcttcgCGATGTATATATTCTGTCATTTATAtggtgtaaaatttttttcctaatcttttatttatctttgatatatGCGTTATTTTCAATAACTATTTGCTGTTCGGATGAATTCGTGTCAGCAAAAGCACGTTTGATATGTTAAATCTTTCTACTATTCCCTAATTATCAGCTTCCGCTCATCatgatcttaaatataaactcTACGGGGGAgaattttgatatcttttaataacgattaatttttaattccgtGAAAACGCTAGCAGCATACTGATTAAAGCGCATGACAGAATGAGGCCTTGAGGGGGCAAAATTCCGGGTCCAGGCATTGCCGCATTACAGTAATCGTTTAAACAGGAGCAAACTTCTTGTCTACCGCCAAAACCACTTCGTTGATAACACTTGCCCTTATAATTTGTTTCGTCCCATCCGCATCCACGAATAACTCGTGTATTAGGTGGTactgtataaaaagaaagaacaaatttattttatttcagatatagATTCTGAAATAGATTCttaaatttagaaacaaatcatgatatatgcatattatgtaaattaaaatttaacgatattattaatgcaatcaTTAATACGTACGGCCGTTGACGCTAAACTCGATGACTTGTGTAATTTTGCGGCACATTGTATATTTCGCGCCGTCCCTGAGATCCGAACAATCCATCTTCATGGTGTCTGGAGGAATAAGGTCGGCGCATTGGCTATTATTGCGACTGTTGCACTGATAACATTGTATAGCATCAACACCTGTAAAATATTCCAATCGATTTATGTCGTCATTATcgtcatttatttatgaaaattatacttaACTACAGGTTGTAATTATtagttgaattatttttttaaaacatatagtTACAAATTTGGTTcaaacgagatttttttttattcaactgAAACAGTGAcagaaaataagaaagtttattaaaattttttatcatatgcgaataaaatttaatgttaataaaatttattattatttttcaattttatgttatttgacataattattattcgatcgcttatattatatgtacgttAACTATAGTGaatgatcaaaaaatatttgtgattcTTTCTCTAATTAAGCTTGcctgtaatattatttctttgccAATATTATGCGATAACAAGGTTAAAGATCACAATGGAAAGAAGAGATAACTAAATCGAGAggcataattttgtaaaatcttgGCTAAAATCGTTTAGCGATTTcgataactatataatatctagTAAAAAATAGAGGAATATGTTTTAT
Encoded proteins:
- the LOC126853765 gene encoding uncharacterized protein LOC126853765, whose protein sequence is MLVALVRDDRIDFALKKEQDICNDNDGDISLEDSDDFLSMSMPSLSMNNSVLIDESNNEFLRLTAMVRAVYFSYLHKCLLGNYITCYKQTDIDTASIKVKKYADQMELHAVRLALEATLYRQNMLRMIADIKSHTVKKKAYKKLVIFLETSKDKIDVAVQTNDIWSDSQEVDNTQNVYITPNCEEVLETMNSSNSHTSENITKIIDDEMDTQMLQETVKEEFNDTSQGNNDQNDFPMMDDVTTIRNEDENSQDSLLQHMEDMFCESDDSSDITKLIEKHSGVTKANIDKEINKICLEADSNLFGMPQNDNIPKSKIAKVSTNKGKVSFSRYKEMQNRKANKSKETNGNAIGENKQKQRLNAIWFVERVHQVSQLKAKMTELSLTNYRKHGKIKEQFLELFGECEEEEMMPESPICIEDYLPACKERIAPWIVKYLMPFYKKRRIKDRQLFKIVAKYIADMLIIENTFPEQKCVSKYIESYFKNKKFIKTKQDIYL
- the LOC126853785 gene encoding sorting nexin-12, yielding MADTTVDATRRLNVKKQTLDDAYAAPANFLEIDVINPITHGVGKKRYTDYEVRMRTNLPVFKVKDSTVRRRYSDFEWLRNELERDSKIVVPPLPGKAWKRQMPFRGDDGIFEEDFIEDRRKGLEVFVNKIAGHPLAQNERCLHMFLQEPVIDKNYVPGKIRNT
- the LOC126853786 gene encoding uncharacterized protein LOC126853786 isoform X3; this translates as MKRADRAKFIVITLCSILLFLCYSGVDAIQCYQCNSRNNSQCADLIPPDTMKMDCSDLRDGAKYTMCRKITQVIEFSVNGLPPNTRVIRGCGWDETNYKGKCYQRSGFGGRQEVCSCLNDYCNAAMPGPGILPPQGLILSCALISMLLAFSRN
- the LOC126853786 gene encoding uncharacterized protein LOC126853786 isoform X1; amino-acid sequence: MKRAFRARFIVITLCSILLFFCYSGVDAIQCYQCNSRNNSQCADLIPPDTMKMDCSDLRDGAKYTMCRKITQVIEFSVNGLPPNTRVIRGCGWDETNYKGKCYQRSGFGGRQEVCSCLNDYCNAAMPGPGILPPQGLILSCALISMLLAFSRN